ctcggtggtgaaGTTGTAACTGgacgagtacgactaccacgCTTAGGTCCTTGGTTCGAATCTTATGTcgagcaaaaaaaataattgacattgggtttccatattaaaataactcagtcgcagctcggagtcggtGGCGGTTAGATaccccgtgcctcagaaagcacgtaaagtccTTTGTcttgcgtctgatctctctgcGGTCATGTCGGACTGAGGTCTCatcagactatgagagtgaagaaacagagagtgtacctgtgtattgcgtacacttgtacactataatatcagcgtacttggctgatctccgttgaaattggccgccttTGCCGAATATCGGCTAGGAAGAGATTATCGTAGTTATTTTTCTGTAGttaagttaggttaggttggaatTCTCTGGAAGGAAAAATCTCACCGTAAACCCGTCGCCGCCGTCAGCCAAATATGCGGGTGCCGTCACCTTATAATACTTCTCCAACTCAATAGGAGTTTCATCTTTGCCTACGGTTATTAAAGTTGCTCGTTGACCTTCCGGTAGAGATACGTTGAAGGTTACTCGAAGACTGggtacaatattttatcaaaatatttggagaatattaatattatccacTTTACATTGACCTCactaataattaatgaatattagaaAGTGGCCAATTTCATAACTATTAATTCTATACTGaacagtattattaaatatcaaattataacttGGCTGCTAATAGAAGTTAGACATTTAACAATTCTATTCGTACTGCTATAAATTTTGGTTTGAATTGTTTACAATGTTAGATTCATTGCTACAGTGACAAGGTGGAATATTCCGAAAAGGaatccaaaaaatatacagaTAATAATATACGTGAATACGAACTGCAAATCGTTCGAACGATTATTATCCATAAATTATTACGAAAGCGAAACTACCAAGAATCGGTGTGTATGGGCCCTTTGCTACTGATTGCTACTCTTCGAATATTATAAGAcgattaaatacaaaagtcacatcAATCAtgttt
This portion of the Manduca sexta isolate Smith_Timp_Sample1 unplaced genomic scaffold, JHU_Msex_v1.0 HiC_scaffold_3313, whole genome shotgun sequence genome encodes:
- the LOC119192887 gene encoding apyrase-like, with the protein product LRVTFNVSLPEGQRATLITVGKDETPIELEKYYKVTAPAYLADGGDGFTMIRDNRRNVEVIGRDEKVLEDYVKTHSPLKVELDGRIVINN